The proteins below come from a single Drosophila teissieri strain GT53w chromosome 3L, Prin_Dtei_1.1, whole genome shotgun sequence genomic window:
- the LOC122615928 gene encoding G-protein coupled receptor dmsr-1 encodes MASGNNETEPLYCGSGMDNFHTSYKNMHGYVSLVVCILGTIANTLNIIVLTRREMRSPTNAILTGLAVADLAVMLEYIPYTIHDYILTDSLPREEKLSYSWACFIKFHSIFAQVLHTISIWLTVTLAVWRYIAVGYPQKNRVWCGMRTTIITITTAYVVCVLVVSPSLYLITAITEYVDQLDMNGKVINSIPMTQYVIDYRNELLSARAAALNATPTSAPLNETVWLNASSLLTTTTTPAPPTPSPVVRNVTVYRLYHSDLALHNASLQNATFLIYSVVIKLIPCIALTILSVRLILALLEAKRRRKKLTSKPATPAASNGTKSAANGKSADRPRKNSKTLEKEKQTDRTTRMLLAVLLLFLITEFPQGIMGLLNAVLGDVFYLQCYLRLSDLMDILALINSSINFILYCSMSKQFRTTFTLLFRPKFLDKWLPVAQDEMAAARAERSAVAPVLEKGRQQPQVVMASTTTNITQVTNL; translated from the exons ATGGCCAGTGGCAACAATGAAACTGAGCCGCTCTACTGCGGCAGCGGCATGGATAATTTTCACACAAG CTACAAAAACATGCATGGCTATGTGTCGCTGGTGGTCTGCATCCTGGGCACCATCGCGAATACCTTGAACATCATCGTGCTAACCCGACGCGAGATGCGCTCCCCCACGAATGCCATCCTCACGGGTCTGGCCGTGGCCGATCTGGCAGTTATGCTGGAGTACATACCCTACACCATACACGACTATATACTGACGGACAGTTTGCCGCGGGAGGAGAAGCTCAGCTACAGCTGGGCCTGCTTCATCAAGTTCCACTCGATTTTCGCCCAGGTGCTGCACACCATCTCCATTTGGCTGACGGTGACGCTGGCTGTTTGGCGCTACATAGCGGTGGGTTATCCGCAGAAGAATCGCGTGTGGTGCGGAATGAGAACCACCATCATAACGATAACCACCGCCTATGTGGTGTGTGTTCTGGTGGTGTCGCCGTCGCTTTATTTGATCACGGCTATTACCGAGTATGTGGATCAGTTGGACATGAATGGCAAAGTGATAAACTCCATTCCCATGACCCAGTATGTCATTGATTACCGTAATGAGTTGCTGAGTGCCAGGGCGGCTGCCCtgaatgccacgcccactagtGCACCACTCAACGAAACGGTGTGGTTGAATGCGAGTTCCTTGTTGACAACGACAACCAcccctgcaccacccactccatcGCCAGTGGTGCGAAATGTGACGGTCTACAGGTTGTACCACAGCGATTTGGCATTGCATAATGCCTCGCTGCAAAATGCCACATTTCTCATATACAGTGTAGTGATCAAGCTGATACCCTGTATAGCACTCACCATTCTGTCGGTTCGATTGATCCTGGCCCTACTGGAGGCCAAGCGGCGGAGGAAGAAGCTCACCAGCAAACCGGCAACTCCGGCTGCCAGTAATGGAACCAAATCGGCGGCCAATGGAAAATCCGCGGATAGGCCCCGGAAAAATAGCAAAACtttggaaaaggaaaagcagaCGGATCGCACCACGAGGATGCTGCTGGCggtgctgctcctcttcctcATCACTGAGTTTCCACAGGGGATTATGGGTCTGCTGAATGCCGTGCTCGGAGATGTCTTCTATCTGCAGTGCTACCTAAGACTGA GTGACCTGATGGACATTTTGGCCCTGATCAACTCCAGCATCAATTTCATTCTGTACTGCTCCATGAGCAAGCAATTCCGCACCACGTTCACGCTGCTCTTTCGTCCGAAATTCCTGGACAAGTGGCTGCCGGTGGCGCAGGACGAGATGGCAGCTGCTCGGGCGGAGCGCTCTGCGGTGGCACCTGTCCTCGAGAAGGGACGACAGCAGCCGCAGGTGGTGATGGCCAGCACGACCACCAACATCACACAGGTGACCAATCTGTAG